Proteins encoded together in one Lysinibacter cavernae window:
- the rhaI gene encoding L-rhamnose isomerase — MTINDDILAQLEHQAIEVPSWAYGNSGTRFKVFGTPGTPRNPFEKVSDAAVVNRLTRLAPTVALHIPWDMVDSFEDLRKHAEDEGIKLGTVNSNTFQDDAYKLGSLTHSDPKIRQMAIDHHLQCIDVMDATGVEDLKIWLADGTNYPGQADIRSRQDRLAESLAAIYERLGDNQRLLLEYKFFEPAFYHTDVPDWGTSFAHTLALGEKAMVVLDTGHHAPGTNIEFIVAQLLRLGKLGAFDFNSRFYADDDLIVGAADPYQLFRIMYEVIRGGALDPASPVSFVLDQCHNIEEKIPGQIRSVINVQEMTARALLVDRTALTAAQEAGDVLGANAIFTDAFYTDVRPDLAAWRESRGLPADPVAAYAESGYQEKINAERVGGTQASWGA, encoded by the coding sequence ATGACCATCAACGACGACATCCTGGCTCAGCTTGAGCACCAGGCTATCGAAGTACCCTCGTGGGCGTACGGCAACTCCGGCACACGATTCAAGGTCTTTGGCACTCCCGGCACTCCCCGCAATCCCTTCGAGAAGGTCTCGGATGCCGCGGTCGTGAACCGCCTCACCAGGCTTGCGCCAACCGTCGCGCTGCACATCCCGTGGGACATGGTCGACAGCTTTGAGGACCTGCGCAAGCATGCGGAGGACGAAGGCATCAAGCTCGGAACGGTTAACTCAAATACGTTCCAGGACGACGCCTATAAGCTCGGCAGCCTGACCCATTCCGACCCCAAGATCCGCCAGATGGCGATCGACCACCACCTGCAGTGCATAGACGTGATGGATGCGACGGGCGTTGAAGATCTCAAGATCTGGCTCGCCGATGGCACCAACTACCCAGGCCAGGCGGATATCCGCTCACGCCAGGACCGCCTCGCCGAATCGCTCGCCGCGATTTACGAGCGCCTCGGCGACAACCAGCGCCTGCTGCTCGAGTACAAGTTCTTCGAGCCAGCTTTTTATCACACGGATGTTCCCGACTGGGGCACGAGCTTCGCGCACACCCTCGCGCTCGGCGAGAAGGCAATGGTTGTGCTCGACACCGGCCACCACGCGCCAGGCACTAACATCGAGTTCATCGTTGCGCAGCTGCTGCGCCTTGGCAAGCTCGGCGCTTTTGACTTCAACTCGCGCTTTTACGCGGACGACGACCTTATCGTCGGGGCAGCCGACCCGTACCAGTTGTTCCGCATCATGTATGAGGTCATCAGGGGCGGGGCGCTCGACCCAGCGAGCCCAGTCTCGTTTGTGCTTGACCAGTGCCACAACATCGAAGAAAAGATTCCCGGCCAAATCCGCAGCGTCATCAATGTGCAGGAGATGACGGCACGGGCACTGCTTGTTGACCGCACGGCACTCACCGCCGCGCAGGAAGCCGGCGATGTGCTCGGAGCCAATGCCATCTTCACGGACGCCTTCTACACGGATGTGCGCCCAGACCTCGCCGCTTGGCGCGAGTCACGCGGACTTCCGGCAGACCCGGTCGCAGCCTATGCGGAGTCCGGCTACCAGGAGAAGATCAACGCAGAGCGCGTTGGTGGCACCCAGGCCAGCTGGGGCGCGTAG
- a CDS encoding DeoR/GlpR family DNA-binding transcription regulator, whose protein sequence is MATTRSIDAETRRAALLDILRSNGDIRLEAAAESLGVSTMTVRRDLDELDAEGMLRRVRGGAIPALDARPFHERRITRSAAKQRIADKVSAFLPSSGAIALDASSTAGALVERFAPDSSLIVATNSYENFVSLSQNKAVSPVLTGGELDARTGSFVGPIACQTAASMLYSHFFTSSSAVDPTHGTSEASLTESQVKRAFADQAQEIIVLVDSSKLGQQSISMGFALADISMLVTELEPSDPLLDPYREFVALL, encoded by the coding sequence ATGGCAACCACGCGCAGCATTGACGCGGAAACACGGCGAGCAGCACTGCTCGACATTCTGCGCAGCAACGGTGACATCAGGCTTGAGGCCGCTGCGGAATCCCTTGGGGTTTCGACAATGACCGTCAGGCGAGACCTCGATGAACTGGATGCGGAGGGCATGCTCCGACGCGTGCGCGGCGGGGCCATCCCTGCACTCGACGCGAGGCCGTTCCACGAGCGACGCATTACCCGTTCTGCCGCAAAGCAGCGCATCGCGGACAAGGTCTCAGCGTTCCTGCCAAGTTCCGGCGCAATTGCCCTCGATGCGTCTTCGACAGCTGGCGCGCTTGTTGAGCGCTTTGCCCCGGATTCGTCGCTCATCGTTGCCACAAATTCCTACGAAAACTTCGTTTCCCTCAGCCAGAATAAGGCGGTTTCGCCCGTGTTGACTGGCGGGGAGCTGGATGCACGCACCGGCAGTTTTGTGGGCCCAATCGCCTGCCAGACCGCAGCATCCATGCTCTACAGCCACTTTTTTACGTCGTCGAGCGCGGTTGATCCGACACACGGCACCTCGGAAGCGTCCCTCACCGAGAGCCAGGTCAAGCGCGCCTTTGCCGATCAGGCGCAAGAGATCATCGTCCTCGTCGACTCATCCAAGCTTGGCCAGCAGTCCATTTCGATGGGCTTTGCGCTGGCCGATATTTCGATGCTCGTCACCGAGCTCGAGCCATCCGACCCGCTGCTTGACCCCTATCGCGAGTTTGTTGCACTGCTCTAA
- a CDS encoding bifunctional aldolase/short-chain dehydrogenase translates to MTSPAATPPAAAALIARSNRLGADPKNTNYAGGNTSAKGTATDPVTGEDVELMWVKGSGGDLGTLTEQGLAVLRLDRMRALVNVYPGIDHEDEMVAALDYTLHGKGGAAPSIDTAMHGLVNAAHVDHLHPDSGIAIATAADGEELTTKIFGDKVVWVPWRRPGFQLGLDIAAIKEANPQAVGCILGGHGITAWGDTSEETEANSLWIINTAADYIEANGKADPFGPALDGYGALPAAERRAKAAALAPTIRGLASTDKPLVGSFTDADVVLDFLASAEHPRLGALGTSCPDHFLRTKVKPLILDLPASASVEESINRLHELHAEYRADYQAYYDAHATADSPALRGADPAIVLIPGVGMFSFGGNKQTARVAGEFYINAINVMRGAESLSTYSPISDAEKFRIEYWALEEAKLQRLPKPKSHASRVAFVTGAASGIGKAIATRLAAEGACVVIADLDLEKAQAAAAELGNTDVAIGVQVNVTDEAQIAAGLEAAVLAFGGVDIVVNNAGLSLSKPLLDTTEADWDLQHNVMAKGSFLVSKAAARILIDQKLGGDVIYISSKNSVFAGPNNIAYSATKADQAHQVRLLAVELGEHGVKVNGINPDGVVRGSGIFASGWGANRAKTYGIDEDNLGEFYAQRTILKREVLPENVANAVAVLTGPDLSHTTGLHIPVDAGVAAAFLR, encoded by the coding sequence ATGACGTCCCCGGCCGCCACCCCACCAGCTGCAGCAGCCCTCATCGCGCGGTCAAACCGCCTCGGAGCTGACCCCAAAAACACCAACTACGCCGGCGGAAACACCTCCGCAAAGGGCACCGCAACCGACCCGGTAACGGGAGAAGACGTCGAGCTCATGTGGGTGAAGGGCTCGGGCGGAGACCTCGGAACGCTCACCGAGCAAGGGCTCGCAGTGTTGCGACTCGACCGGATGCGCGCGCTCGTCAACGTCTATCCAGGCATCGACCACGAAGACGAAATGGTCGCCGCCCTCGACTACACCCTGCACGGCAAAGGCGGCGCTGCCCCGTCAATCGACACCGCAATGCACGGCCTCGTCAACGCAGCCCACGTTGACCACCTGCACCCAGACTCCGGCATCGCCATCGCGACCGCAGCCGACGGCGAAGAACTCACCACCAAGATCTTTGGCGACAAGGTTGTATGGGTCCCGTGGCGCCGCCCAGGATTCCAGCTCGGACTCGACATCGCCGCCATTAAAGAGGCAAACCCACAAGCCGTTGGCTGCATCCTCGGCGGCCATGGCATCACCGCTTGGGGAGACACCAGCGAAGAGACCGAAGCCAACTCGCTCTGGATCATCAACACCGCGGCCGACTACATCGAAGCCAACGGCAAGGCAGACCCCTTCGGCCCGGCCCTCGACGGCTACGGCGCGCTGCCAGCGGCGGAACGACGCGCGAAGGCGGCGGCGCTTGCCCCCACCATCCGAGGCCTCGCCTCAACCGATAAGCCGCTCGTTGGCTCCTTCACCGACGCGGATGTTGTGCTCGACTTCCTCGCCTCGGCAGAGCACCCTCGCCTCGGCGCGCTCGGCACCAGCTGCCCAGACCACTTCCTTCGCACGAAGGTGAAGCCGCTCATCCTCGACCTGCCGGCCTCGGCATCCGTCGAAGAGAGCATCAACCGCCTGCACGAATTGCACGCCGAGTACCGCGCCGACTACCAGGCGTACTACGACGCCCACGCGACGGCCGACTCACCGGCACTCCGTGGGGCCGACCCAGCCATCGTTTTGATCCCCGGCGTTGGCATGTTCAGCTTCGGCGGCAACAAGCAGACGGCACGCGTCGCGGGCGAGTTCTACATCAACGCGATCAACGTGATGCGCGGCGCTGAGTCCCTCTCGACATACAGCCCCATCAGCGACGCAGAGAAGTTCCGCATCGAGTACTGGGCCCTCGAAGAGGCCAAGCTGCAGCGCCTGCCAAAGCCAAAGTCGCATGCTTCGCGCGTCGCGTTTGTCACGGGAGCGGCATCCGGCATCGGCAAGGCCATCGCGACCCGCCTCGCGGCCGAGGGTGCCTGCGTTGTCATCGCCGACCTCGACCTCGAAAAGGCGCAGGCCGCCGCGGCAGAGCTAGGCAACACCGACGTCGCAATTGGCGTGCAGGTCAACGTCACCGACGAGGCCCAGATCGCGGCGGGGCTTGAGGCGGCAGTGCTCGCCTTTGGCGGCGTCGACATCGTTGTGAACAACGCCGGGCTGTCGCTCTCGAAGCCACTGCTTGACACAACAGAGGCCGACTGGGACCTGCAGCACAACGTCATGGCGAAGGGCTCGTTCCTCGTCTCGAAGGCGGCCGCGCGCATCCTCATCGACCAGAAGCTTGGCGGGGACGTCATCTACATCTCGTCGAAGAACTCGGTGTTTGCCGGGCCAAACAACATTGCGTACTCGGCAACGAAGGCCGACCAGGCTCACCAGGTGCGGCTGCTTGCGGTTGAGCTCGGCGAGCACGGTGTGAAGGTCAACGGCATCAACCCTGACGGTGTTGTTCGCGGCTCAGGAATCTTCGCATCCGGCTGGGGCGCCAACCGAGCCAAGACCTACGGAATCGACGAGGACAACCTCGGCGAGTTCTACGCGCAGCGCACCATCCTCAAGCGCGAGGTGCTGCCGGAGAACGTCGCTAACGCGGTTGCCGTGCTGACTGGTCCAGACCTGAGCCACACGACGGGTCTTCACATCCCTGTGGATGCCGGCGTCGCCGCGGCCTTCCTCCGCTAA
- a CDS encoding rhamnulokinase, with the protein MPNEAMLIAVDLGATSGRVIAGTVTANSVELRQTSRFANAPVTIWEGTTPARHWSILDLYRGAIEGLRTAVREAAAANVSVASIGVDSWGVDYGRLSNGRMRDIPYHYRDERTTAGVAAAHALMPHAELYAINGLQHLPINTVYQLMADLEAGNLEGIDSILQIPDLFNYWLTGVQRAETTNASTTGLLDIRTREWSRPLVERLGLPFGMLPQLSTPGETIGSLLPSVTDEIGAASSVPVVSVGSHDTASAVVAIPSTSHDFAYISSGTWSLVGLELDAPVLTEASRKANFTNEAGVDNTVRYLKNVMGMWLLSECLGEWERAGTPQDLVSLLREAETVSGAAVFDVDHPELLPAGPMTRRIAARCDEAGQPIPSTPAEFVRSIVESLAAAYAVHINDACELSGSSVSSIHIVGGGSQNALLCQLTANQTGLPVIAGPVEGTAMGNVLVQARSAGIVSGDVETLRAIVSASTQLTRYEPQR; encoded by the coding sequence ATGCCGAACGAAGCCATGTTGATCGCCGTTGATCTTGGTGCCACAAGCGGGCGCGTCATCGCCGGCACGGTAACAGCCAACTCAGTTGAGTTGCGACAGACCAGCCGCTTTGCCAACGCCCCCGTGACCATCTGGGAGGGAACAACTCCCGCAAGGCACTGGAGCATCCTCGACCTCTACCGCGGCGCAATTGAAGGGCTCCGCACCGCGGTTCGCGAGGCAGCGGCAGCAAATGTCAGCGTTGCTTCGATCGGAGTGGATTCCTGGGGCGTCGACTACGGCCGGCTCAGCAACGGGCGGATGCGCGACATCCCGTACCACTACCGCGACGAGCGCACGACCGCCGGAGTGGCCGCCGCCCACGCGCTCATGCCGCACGCGGAACTGTACGCAATCAACGGACTGCAGCACCTCCCCATCAACACGGTGTACCAGCTTATGGCCGACCTTGAAGCCGGCAACCTTGAGGGCATCGACTCGATCCTGCAAATCCCAGACCTCTTTAACTACTGGCTCACCGGTGTGCAACGGGCCGAAACCACAAACGCTTCAACAACTGGCCTGCTCGATATCCGCACCCGCGAATGGTCGCGGCCCCTCGTTGAACGGCTCGGCCTGCCGTTCGGGATGCTGCCACAGCTCAGCACCCCCGGCGAAACGATCGGTTCGCTCCTGCCGTCAGTGACCGACGAAATTGGTGCGGCTTCCTCCGTCCCCGTTGTGAGCGTTGGATCGCATGACACCGCCTCTGCCGTTGTCGCGATCCCCTCGACCTCGCACGACTTTGCGTATATCTCATCGGGAACGTGGTCGCTCGTAGGGCTCGAACTTGACGCGCCCGTGCTCACCGAAGCGAGCCGCAAGGCCAACTTCACCAATGAGGCCGGGGTTGATAACACCGTCCGCTACCTCAAGAACGTAATGGGCATGTGGCTGCTCAGCGAGTGTCTCGGAGAATGGGAACGCGCGGGAACACCGCAGGACCTCGTTTCGCTCCTCCGCGAGGCAGAGACCGTCAGCGGCGCGGCCGTTTTTGATGTTGACCATCCAGAGCTCCTTCCCGCAGGGCCGATGACCCGTCGAATCGCGGCCCGCTGCGACGAGGCAGGCCAGCCGATCCCGTCAACGCCCGCCGAGTTTGTGCGCAGCATCGTTGAAAGCCTCGCCGCCGCCTATGCCGTACACATCAACGACGCGTGTGAGCTCTCTGGCAGCAGTGTGAGCAGCATCCACATCGTTGGCGGGGGTTCGCAGAACGCGCTGCTCTGCCAGCTCACGGCAAACCAGACTGGACTTCCCGTCATCGCTGGGCCGGTGGAAGGAACCGCGATGGGCAACGTACTTGTGCAGGCCCGTAGCGCCGGCATCGTGTCGGGCGACGTTGAGACACTGCGCGCAATCGTGAGCGCCTCGACTCAGCTGACCCGGTACGAGCCACAGAGGTAG
- a CDS encoding DUF1801 domain-containing protein, giving the protein MSEAKTKPTDADVQAFIEAATPARRREDGLVLAEIFREVTGTEPVLWGPTMIGYGSYQFVSPSDPKRRGDWPKTGFSPRKAQLSLYGLKDLPEGAALLPKLGKYTEGMGCVYVRKLDDIDLDVLRQLIAIAWTRQDDQTPS; this is encoded by the coding sequence ATGAGCGAAGCAAAAACGAAGCCAACCGATGCGGATGTTCAGGCATTCATCGAAGCCGCGACCCCTGCCCGCCGCAGAGAGGACGGGCTCGTTCTCGCCGAAATCTTCCGAGAGGTGACCGGCACGGAGCCGGTTCTCTGGGGCCCAACCATGATTGGGTATGGCAGCTACCAGTTTGTTTCTCCGTCAGACCCCAAACGCCGCGGTGATTGGCCAAAGACGGGGTTCTCCCCGCGCAAAGCGCAGCTCTCGCTCTACGGACTCAAAGACTTGCCAGAGGGTGCCGCGCTCCTCCCGAAGCTCGGCAAATATACCGAGGGCATGGGATGCGTCTACGTGCGCAAGCTCGACGACATTGATCTCGACGTGCTGCGCCAGCTCATCGCGATCGCTTGGACGCGCCAGGACGACCAGACACCGAGCTAA
- a CDS encoding 2-hydroxyacid dehydrogenase, producing MAKLTVSVPGKTLLNLVSPAPEGVEYVLWDLDSPAPASHIDIVVPPYMGATPKLKALDGITTQLVQSQSIGYDGVSDVLSAGHRFANASSVHEASTAELTLALILALQRGIPDFVHAQAAGKWAPQRLKSLADSRVLIVGYGGVGKAIEDRLIPFEVTIDRLARTARDTEHGPVHAMTELHNFIGTADIVILAMPLTPQSEGLVDDAFLSSMAEGAMLVNIARGPVVNTDALVEHLGRGRLRAALDVTDPEPLPEGHPLWSSPNLLISPHVGGASSAMMPRMAALLRRQIDHLLKGEEPENVVIG from the coding sequence ATGGCCAAACTCACCGTAAGCGTTCCCGGCAAGACCCTGCTCAACCTTGTGAGCCCAGCCCCAGAGGGGGTTGAGTATGTGCTGTGGGACCTCGATTCTCCCGCCCCTGCCAGCCATATCGACATCGTCGTTCCTCCCTACATGGGGGCAACTCCGAAGCTCAAAGCCCTCGACGGCATCACCACCCAGCTCGTGCAGAGCCAGTCGATCGGCTACGACGGGGTCTCTGATGTCCTATCCGCTGGGCACCGTTTTGCAAATGCCAGCTCGGTGCACGAGGCCTCAACCGCCGAGCTCACGCTTGCACTTATCCTTGCGCTGCAGCGCGGAATTCCTGACTTTGTTCACGCACAAGCAGCTGGCAAATGGGCACCGCAACGGCTGAAGAGCCTCGCGGATTCCCGCGTACTCATCGTCGGCTACGGAGGCGTTGGCAAGGCCATCGAAGACCGTCTCATCCCGTTTGAGGTTACGATTGATCGCCTCGCTCGCACCGCTCGCGACACCGAGCACGGTCCGGTTCATGCGATGACCGAGCTGCACAATTTCATCGGTACGGCCGACATCGTCATCCTTGCGATGCCGCTTACACCGCAGAGCGAGGGCCTCGTTGACGATGCCTTCCTCAGTTCAATGGCAGAGGGCGCAATGCTCGTCAACATCGCGCGAGGCCCCGTTGTCAACACCGACGCGCTCGTCGAGCACCTTGGCAGGGGGCGGCTGCGGGCGGCGCTCGACGTGACCGATCCTGAGCCGCTGCCAGAAGGGCATCCGCTGTGGTCGAGCCCAAACCTGCTCATCAGCCCCCACGTTGGTGGGGCATCCAGCGCCATGATGCCGCGCATGGCCGCGCTCCTTCGCCGCCAGATTGACCACCTGCTCAAGGGAGAAGAACCAGAGAACGTCGTCATCGGCTAG
- a CDS encoding fasciclin domain-containing protein, whose product MRTRRALFTALAAASMLALSACSMSGSSSETTKPAASEKAPATSEPTETSDGMMADPAANLVGSGCAAYAEQVPDGAGSITGMSQDPVAVAASNNPLLTTLVAAVSGQLNPDVNLVDTLNGSEFTVFAPVDDAFAKIDAATIDTLKTDSALLTKILTYHVVPGQILPDAIDGEHTTVEGQALTVTGSGDSIMVGDAKVICGGVKTANATVYLVDSVLMPPM is encoded by the coding sequence ATGAGAACACGTCGAGCACTCTTTACCGCTCTCGCCGCAGCATCGATGCTGGCCCTGAGCGCCTGTTCCATGAGCGGTAGCAGCTCCGAGACCACCAAGCCAGCGGCCTCAGAGAAGGCACCCGCAACGTCGGAACCAACCGAAACCAGCGACGGCATGATGGCCGACCCCGCAGCCAACCTGGTTGGGAGCGGATGTGCCGCCTACGCCGAGCAGGTTCCGGATGGCGCCGGTTCCATTACCGGGATGTCGCAAGACCCGGTCGCGGTAGCCGCCTCAAACAACCCGCTGCTGACGACGCTCGTTGCCGCGGTATCCGGCCAGCTGAACCCGGATGTCAACTTGGTTGACACCCTCAACGGCTCAGAATTTACGGTCTTCGCGCCAGTGGATGACGCCTTTGCCAAGATCGACGCCGCCACCATCGACACGCTCAAGACGGACTCGGCGCTGCTCACCAAGATCCTCACGTACCACGTGGTTCCCGGACAGATCCTGCCCGACGCCATTGACGGCGAACACACAACGGTTGAGGGCCAGGCGCTCACTGTTACCGGCTCTGGTGACTCGATTATGGTCGGCGATGCCAAGGTGATCTGTGGTGGAGTGAAGACAGCAAACGCGACGGTCTACCTCGTTGACTCGGTGCTCATGCCCCCGATGTAA
- a CDS encoding cytochrome c biogenesis protein DipZ, translated as MLTLALIGLIGGLITGISPCILPVLPVIFFSGGAESARGTGGSGRPGAGTGTGDRRSGSGSGSGSKGTRNDGAPSSTTTSPTATLPAAANSTATVTNTATSTGPVEADEPVTRVASRWRPYQVVGGLVVSFSLFTLLGSIIISLLGLPQDVLRWAALIVLLLIGLGLIFPPLQHLIERPFARFPQKQVNPERRGFGLGFALGAIYVPCAGPVLAAITVAGSTGSIGVETVVLTVSFAIGTAIPLLAFALAGRRVAERVKAFRKRQKGIRITGGILMIALAIGLVFDLPQAIQKLIPDYTAGLQDTFNNSEQVKQALDLGGLVNDQNKNLDKCSNGSEELESCGTAPDITGIDTWLNTKDGSAIDLKQLKGQVVLIDFWAYSCINCLRSIPHVASWSDTYKDAGLTVVGIHSPEYAFEKEVGNVKASMEKQGITYPVGLDNNLSTWTNYRNRYWPAHYLIDAEGTVRHIKFGEGGYQTTEKLIRELLTDANPEVKLPAATEVADQTPTNGSTTQETYLSPTKAVNFAGTDYTLGEASFDYPSNQPADTFALNGDWNLTSQGITSPNGTVRLKFTAQTVRMVLGGEGSVTVTRDGTSETFDVSGPPDSYPVFEGKTGTTGTLEVTLSGGVDAYSFTFG; from the coding sequence ATGCTTACCCTGGCGCTCATTGGCCTCATCGGAGGCCTCATCACGGGCATATCGCCGTGCATCCTTCCGGTGCTGCCCGTGATCTTCTTCTCCGGCGGCGCCGAAAGCGCTCGGGGCACAGGTGGCAGCGGCCGCCCAGGCGCGGGCACGGGCACGGGCGATAGACGTTCAGGCAGCGGCAGCGGCAGCGGCAGCAAAGGTACTCGCAACGACGGCGCACCTTCAAGCACGACAACATCCCCCACTGCCACACTGCCGGCGGCCGCGAACAGCACAGCTACGGTCACCAACACCGCAACCTCCACCGGACCAGTGGAGGCAGACGAACCAGTGACCCGCGTCGCGTCACGCTGGCGCCCATACCAAGTTGTTGGTGGGCTCGTCGTCAGCTTCAGCCTGTTTACCCTGCTCGGCTCAATCATCATCAGCCTGCTCGGCCTTCCGCAGGACGTACTGCGCTGGGCCGCCCTGATCGTCTTGCTGCTCATCGGGCTTGGGCTCATTTTCCCACCGCTGCAGCACCTTATTGAACGACCATTTGCTCGGTTCCCACAAAAGCAGGTCAATCCAGAGCGCCGCGGATTTGGTCTCGGCTTTGCCCTCGGAGCAATCTATGTTCCGTGCGCCGGGCCGGTTCTGGCCGCGATTACGGTGGCTGGCTCAACCGGGTCCATCGGCGTTGAGACGGTCGTTCTCACGGTTTCGTTTGCAATCGGCACCGCGATTCCACTGCTCGCTTTTGCACTCGCGGGGCGGCGCGTTGCCGAACGGGTCAAGGCATTCCGCAAACGTCAGAAGGGCATCCGTATCACGGGAGGCATTCTCATGATTGCCCTCGCAATCGGGCTCGTATTTGATCTTCCCCAGGCCATCCAAAAACTCATTCCTGACTACACGGCCGGGCTACAAGACACATTCAACAATTCCGAGCAGGTGAAGCAGGCCCTCGACCTTGGTGGCCTGGTCAACGACCAAAACAAGAATCTCGATAAGTGCAGCAACGGCTCCGAAGAGCTCGAAAGCTGCGGCACCGCGCCAGATATTACGGGGATAGACACCTGGCTCAATACCAAAGATGGCTCGGCCATCGACCTAAAACAGCTCAAGGGCCAGGTGGTGCTCATCGATTTCTGGGCCTATTCCTGCATCAATTGCCTCCGCTCGATCCCCCACGTCGCGAGCTGGTCAGACACGTATAAAGACGCCGGGCTCACGGTTGTTGGTATTCACTCACCGGAATATGCCTTCGAAAAAGAGGTGGGCAATGTGAAGGCGAGCATGGAAAAGCAGGGCATCACCTATCCGGTCGGGCTCGATAACAATCTCTCAACCTGGACCAACTACCGCAACCGTTACTGGCCTGCCCACTACCTCATCGACGCCGAGGGCACCGTGCGGCACATCAAGTTTGGCGAGGGCGGCTACCAAACGACCGAAAAGCTCATCCGAGAACTCCTCACCGACGCAAACCCAGAGGTGAAGCTGCCGGCCGCAACCGAGGTTGCCGACCAAACGCCAACAAACGGAAGCACCACTCAGGAGACCTACCTGAGCCCAACAAAAGCAGTGAACTTCGCAGGCACTGACTACACCCTTGGCGAAGCGTCCTTCGACTACCCGTCAAACCAACCAGCCGACACCTTCGCGCTGAACGGTGACTGGAACCTCACCAGCCAAGGGATCACGTCTCCGAACGGAACGGTGCGCCTCAAATTCACGGCACAGACCGTTCGCATGGTGCTTGGCGGTGAAGGCTCGGTCACGGTGACACGAGACGGCACCTCCGAGACCTTCGACGTCAGCGGCCCACCGGATTCGTATCCCGTCTTCGAGGGCAAGACCGGCACCACCGGCACCCTCGAGGTCACGCTGTCAGGAGGAGTAGATGCCTACTCATTTACTTTTGGATAG
- the sigK gene encoding ECF RNA polymerase sigma factor SigK yields the protein MQGDGAAHEATLGDSSSASGAASRAGSEVESGAESEVEVESEVEFGAGSASGAGSTSRAASASVPAQHHGEADTVAGPAAKLTALLTRVQAGDQGAFTELYDELGSRVMGLVQHILRDHAQSEEVTQEIFLEIWQQARSFEQERGSAMAWIMTRAHRRAVDRVRSSESTRTRDERIGIRDTPVDYDPVSEQAELHVEHARVQRALENISPPQREAVVLAYYAGYSQTEIAAHLSVPLGTIKTRIRDGMTRLRQELGVTS from the coding sequence ATGCAGGGGGACGGCGCGGCACACGAAGCGACGCTTGGCGATTCCTCGTCTGCTTCTGGGGCTGCTTCGCGGGCTGGGTCTGAGGTTGAGTCTGGGGCTGAGTCTGAGGTTGAGGTTGAGTCTGAGGTTGAGTTTGGAGCTGGGTCTGCGTCTGGGGCTGGGTCCACTTCACGGGCAGCATCAGCATCAGTGCCGGCTCAGCACCACGGTGAGGCGGATACCGTGGCCGGCCCGGCGGCGAAGCTTACCGCCCTCCTCACCAGGGTTCAGGCCGGCGACCAGGGAGCGTTTACTGAGCTCTACGACGAGCTCGGATCGCGCGTCATGGGCCTTGTGCAGCACATCCTTCGCGATCATGCGCAGTCCGAAGAGGTGACGCAAGAAATCTTCCTCGAGATTTGGCAGCAGGCCAGGTCGTTCGAGCAAGAACGCGGAAGCGCCATGGCTTGGATCATGACACGTGCGCACCGCAGGGCAGTTGATCGGGTTCGGTCCTCCGAGTCGACCCGCACGCGCGACGAACGAATCGGCATCCGAGACACCCCGGTCGACTACGACCCTGTTTCGGAACAGGCAGAGTTGCACGTGGAACACGCGAGAGTCCAACGGGCGCTTGAAAACATCAGCCCGCCACAGCGCGAGGCCGTCGTACTTGCCTACTATGCCGGGTATTCTCAAACAGAGATCGCGGCCCATCTTTCGGTGCCGCTCGGCACCATCAAAACGCGAATACGCGACGGAATGACCAGACTCAGACAAGAATTGGGGGTGACATCATGA